The following are encoded in a window of Impatiens glandulifera chromosome 5, dImpGla2.1, whole genome shotgun sequence genomic DNA:
- the LOC124937842 gene encoding glutathione S-transferase T3-like, producing MSPEDNYGISQNSSQNFYQNSQQNFDTYPQNYQNSEDSYFQSYTIVLETQNSYDQYDVKDDASNVGVGRGKKAAVKKKNTGKEATSKEKIAWEKTKDEVFIASFMKHSTDAIASTNQKATQLWSKVQKSFEEAQRQRPYEIHVRNGNMLQSRWRRIATVVTKWVPTYDATTKRMSSGQNEGHVLKNAIKIYEHQHGSWDFDHAWRLLQNFNKWEELVNLREKNTESEQPSRGSGKRKIIDGGCATPETPATDDDVFGGASIRPIGIKKSKELARGKFKEDPNITNFATILQLHDEVAANRRR from the coding sequence ATGTCGCCAGAAGATAATTACGGTATATCTCAGAATTCGTCCCAAAACTTCTATCAAAACTCCCAACAAAATTTCGATACCTACCCACAAAATTACCAGAATTCCGAAGATAGCTATTTTCAGTCATACACCATAGTCCTGGAGACACAAAATTCGTACGACCAATATGACGTAAAAGACGATGCATCTAACGTTGGTGTTGGCCGGGGAAAGAAAGCTGCagtgaaaaagaaaaacacGGGCAAAGAAGCTACCAGCAAGGAAAAAATTGCATGGGAGAAAACGAAAGATGAAGTGTTCATCGCTTCGTTCATGAAACACAGCACCGATGCTATTGCATCGACTAACCAAAAAGCTACCCAACTGTGGAGTAAGGTGCAGAAGTCGTTTGAGGAGGCTCAGAGACAACGACCGTACGAAATCCACGTACGAAATGGGAACATGCTTCAAAGTCGATGGAGAAGAATTGCTACAGTAGTGACCAAGTGGGTTCCTACATATGATGCTACGACTAAGAGAATGAGTAGTGGTCAGAATGAGGGTCATGTCCTAAAAAACGCTATAAAGATATATGAACACCAGCATGGTTCTTGGGATTTTGATCATGCATGGCGTCTTTTGCAGAATTTCAACAAATGGGAAGAACTAGTCAATCTTAGAGAAAAAAACACCGAAAGTGAACAGCCTTCTAGGGGTAGCGGAAAGCGGAAAATTATTGATGGTGGTTGTGCGACGCCGGAGACACCCGCTACAGATGATGACGTCTTTGGTGGTGCTAGCATCCGTCCAATTGGTATTAAGAAATCCAAAGAACTAGCTAGAGGGAAGTTTAAGGAAGATCCAAACATTACAAACTTTGCCACCATACTTCAACTACATGACGAAGTTGCAGCTAACAGGAGGAGATGA